A window from Herbaspirillum sp. meg3 encodes these proteins:
- a CDS encoding Hpt domain-containing protein, protein MTIRLRITLLVILTFIAISAIGGYAVFQSRASAVEVKSVTEGVVPSVLASSDLVGQLKDVQLAAMVMVTETDTNLIGQENEKLAAKKITLEKALEFQAGQAASQAQKGLIEQAKESLDNYFGAIDSTAKFKLAGKDALAQASFFGGVVQYQAELEGVVDTLRIEKNRSKDTAIAALNQNLASTTTTISIVTAVAVVALALIGFLLYRQITGPISRMQIMMTEIAVNQDFTRRLPVDRMDEVGHSIVAFNGMIEKIQEASAQVKQKTADMQAMLQNIPQGILTVVDGNKVHPEYSAFLETVFETKDIAGRDLMELVFTDTSLGADTLSQIEAIGGACIGEDVMNFEFNEHLMVGEVEKKMADGRVKILDLSWSPITDDADQVIRLMLCVRDVTELRKLAAEANEQKNELEIIGEILAVTAPKFQDFIVTSRRFLDENEQLVHQNPEATAFAIAKLFRNMHTIKGNARTYGLLHLSNVVHGVEEHYDDLRHPETGAVWNQETLLQDLAKVRVAVDRYARINEVTLGRQAAPEQAAAVERHIMTIDRKHILESLHRLETVNTANLHEMVAVRNAVRKTLRLLGTETIGEVLASVTDSLPALAAELGKAAPVVEIEDNGYVIHTHSSALLKNVFMHLIRNAVDHGLEMPEERQAKGKQEAGTVRLQMGVMNNMLHMALSDDGRGLALARIRQTGIEKNLITADQALTDAELAELIMRPGFSTRSEVTDVSGRGVGMDAVLDFVTREHGRIEIQFLDHAEGADFRQFQINVLLPENVAVEVDGIDVAYPIPELDQVATGAVPVAGSDPQVA, encoded by the coding sequence ATGACTATCCGTCTGCGCATTACCTTGCTTGTCATTCTTACGTTCATTGCGATTTCCGCCATCGGTGGCTACGCAGTGTTCCAATCCCGCGCCAGCGCCGTGGAAGTGAAGTCGGTTACCGAAGGCGTTGTGCCGAGCGTGCTGGCATCATCCGACCTGGTCGGACAGTTGAAGGATGTCCAGTTGGCCGCGATGGTGATGGTCACCGAGACCGACACCAATCTCATCGGTCAGGAAAATGAAAAGCTCGCGGCCAAGAAAATCACGCTGGAAAAAGCGCTGGAGTTCCAGGCCGGCCAAGCTGCGAGCCAGGCACAGAAAGGCCTGATCGAACAAGCCAAGGAAAGTCTCGATAACTACTTTGGCGCCATCGACAGCACGGCGAAGTTCAAGCTGGCCGGCAAGGATGCGCTGGCGCAGGCGTCCTTCTTCGGTGGCGTAGTGCAATATCAGGCTGAGCTGGAAGGCGTTGTGGATACCTTGCGCATCGAGAAGAACCGAAGCAAGGACACGGCGATTGCAGCGCTGAACCAGAATCTGGCATCGACAACGACCACCATTTCCATCGTGACAGCGGTTGCCGTCGTGGCGCTGGCGCTGATCGGCTTCTTGCTGTATCGCCAGATCACCGGTCCGATCAGCCGCATGCAAATCATGATGACCGAGATTGCCGTCAATCAGGACTTCACGCGCCGCCTGCCGGTGGATCGCATGGATGAAGTCGGCCATTCCATTGTCGCCTTCAACGGCATGATCGAGAAAATCCAGGAGGCCTCGGCGCAGGTCAAACAAAAGACTGCCGACATGCAGGCCATGCTGCAAAACATCCCGCAAGGCATCTTGACCGTGGTCGACGGCAACAAGGTGCATCCGGAATATTCGGCCTTCCTCGAAACCGTGTTCGAGACGAAGGACATCGCCGGCCGCGACCTGATGGAGTTGGTCTTTACCGATACCTCACTCGGTGCGGACACCCTGTCGCAGATCGAAGCCATCGGTGGCGCCTGCATCGGTGAAGACGTGATGAACTTCGAATTCAACGAGCATCTGATGGTCGGTGAAGTCGAGAAAAAAATGGCCGATGGCCGCGTCAAGATTCTGGATCTGAGCTGGTCGCCGATCACCGATGACGCCGATCAGGTGATCCGCCTGATGCTGTGTGTACGCGACGTGACCGAACTGCGCAAGCTGGCAGCGGAAGCCAATGAGCAAAAGAACGAGCTGGAAATCATCGGTGAAATTCTGGCGGTAACTGCACCGAAGTTCCAGGACTTCATCGTGACCTCGCGCCGCTTTCTTGACGAGAACGAACAACTGGTGCATCAGAATCCCGAAGCGACGGCATTCGCCATCGCCAAGCTGTTCCGCAACATGCACACCATCAAGGGCAATGCCCGCACTTATGGCCTGCTGCATCTGAGCAACGTGGTGCATGGCGTTGAAGAACATTACGACGATCTGCGCCATCCGGAAACCGGTGCGGTCTGGAATCAGGAAACCTTGTTGCAGGATCTGGCCAAGGTGCGTGTCGCCGTCGACCGCTATGCCCGCATCAACGAAGTCACACTGGGCCGTCAAGCCGCACCGGAACAGGCTGCCGCCGTCGAACGCCACATCATGACCATCGACCGCAAGCACATTCTGGAAAGCTTGCATCGCCTGGAAACGGTGAATACGGCCAACTTGCACGAAATGGTGGCGGTACGTAATGCCGTGCGCAAGACCTTGCGTTTGCTGGGCACGGAAACGATCGGCGAAGTCCTCGCCAGCGTCACCGACTCGCTGCCGGCACTCGCCGCCGAATTGGGCAAGGCTGCGCCGGTTGTGGAAATCGAAGACAACGGCTACGTCATCCACACGCATTCATCGGCATTGCTGAAGAACGTCTTCATGCATCTGATCCGCAATGCCGTCGATCACGGGCTGGAAATGCCGGAAGAGCGTCAGGCCAAGGGCAAGCAGGAAGCCGGTACTGTCCGCCTGCAAATGGGCGTGATGAACAACATGCTGCACATGGCGCTGTCGGATGACGGCCGCGGCCTGGCGCTTGCACGTATTCGCCAGACCGGTATTGAAAAGAATCTGATTACGGCGGATCAGGCGCTGACCGACGCCGAGCTGGCAGAACTGATCATGCGTCCCGGTTTTTCGACTCGCAGCGAAGTGACCGATGTGTCGGGACGTGGCGTGGGTATGGATGCGGTGCTGGATTTTGTTACCCGCGAACACGGCCGCATCGAGATTCAGTTCCTGGATCACGCTGAAGGTGCAGATTTCCGCCAGTTCCAGATCAACGTGCTGCTACCGGAAAATGTCGCGGTGGAAGTCGACGGCATCGATGTCGCCTATCCGATACCAGAACTGGATCAGGTCGCGACTGGCGCTGTGCCGGTAGCCGGCAGCGATCCGCAGGTCGCCTGA
- a CDS encoding methyl-accepting chemotaxis protein, protein MLNPVIFVVLGALLSGVPLALMLKRQNARMKRMVDLEQVEILKRNVEATLHEQQENIEAHQQELEAQRRDNDLRLVHTQRETEKIVAQLSSQNSESMARVLENCDASQETIGNLLGLMRTFERWHDDMNVLITHNREMHRKNDEFALIVNQVIIVALNASIEAARAGAHGRGFAVVASEVRDLAQRAEKLSKSYRANLYQNDLITTTTFQDLQAGGKMIIGAIIGLDLINKKTKEALAA, encoded by the coding sequence ATGTTGAATCCGGTTATTTTTGTTGTTCTGGGAGCGCTGCTGTCCGGCGTGCCGCTGGCCTTGATGCTCAAGCGCCAGAATGCACGCATGAAGCGCATGGTCGATCTGGAGCAGGTCGAGATCCTCAAGCGCAATGTCGAGGCGACACTGCACGAGCAGCAAGAGAATATCGAGGCGCATCAGCAGGAGCTGGAAGCACAACGCCGCGACAACGACCTGCGTCTGGTTCATACCCAGCGCGAAACCGAAAAAATCGTCGCCCAGCTCAGCTCGCAGAACTCCGAGAGTATGGCGCGCGTGCTGGAAAACTGCGACGCCTCGCAAGAAACCATCGGCAATCTGCTTGGCCTGATGCGCACTTTCGAGCGCTGGCATGACGACATGAATGTCCTGATCACGCACAACCGCGAAATGCACCGCAAAAACGACGAGTTTGCGCTGATCGTCAATCAGGTCATCATCGTGGCACTCAACGCGTCCATCGAAGCAGCGCGCGCCGGCGCACATGGACGCGGCTTTGCGGTGGTGGCATCGGAAGTCCGCGATCTGGCGCAACGTGCCGAGAAGCTTTCCAAGAGCTACCGCGCCAATCTGTATCAGAACGACCTGATCACGACCACGACGTTCCAGGATTTGCAGGCGGGCGGCAAGATGATCATCGGCGCCATCATCGGTCTCGATCTGATCAACAAGAAAACCAAAGAAGCGCTGGCCGCGTAA
- a CDS encoding response regulator, producing the protein MAQILVVDDSSTVRAEVGDFLKKNGLDVALAVDGRDGLTKLKGDPSIKLVVSDVNMPNMDGLTMAEKIRSELGNTAVNIIMLTTENSPIMKERGKAAGIKGWIVKPFKGDAVLATFKKLVGA; encoded by the coding sequence ATGGCACAAATTTTGGTAGTTGATGATTCAAGCACTGTGCGCGCCGAAGTCGGCGATTTCCTGAAGAAGAATGGCCTCGATGTCGCTTTGGCTGTCGATGGCCGCGACGGTCTGACCAAGCTCAAGGGCGATCCTTCCATCAAGCTGGTTGTTTCCGATGTCAACATGCCCAATATGGACGGTCTGACAATGGCGGAGAAGATCCGTAGCGAGCTTGGCAATACCGCTGTCAACATCATCATGCTGACCACCGAAAACTCGCCGATCATGAAAGAGCGCGGCAAGGCTGCCGGCATCAAGGGCTGGATCGTCAAGCCGTTCAAGGGCGATGCCGTGCTGGCGACGTTCAAGAAGCTGGTCGGCGCGTAA
- a CDS encoding ethanolamine ammonia-lyase subunit EutB, with amino-acid sequence MSLHQFSHTVGPITYQFRDLADLMAKATPLRSGDMLAGVAAESAEQRVVAQMALAELPLRIFLEQALVPYEADEVTRLIVDDHDAAAFAPIRHLTVGDFRNWLLGDDVDSETLCAVAPGITPEMAAAVSKIMRNQDLILVAKKCRVVTAFRNTIGLPGRLSTRLQPNHPTDDATGIAASLLDGLLYGSGDAVFGINPATDNVAQVINLVTMMDEIIARYEIPTQSCVLTHVTNTIAAIERGAPVDLVFQSIAGTEAANRGFGIDLALLAESRSAALSLGRGTVGDNVMYFETGQGSALSAGAHHGIDQQTCEARAYAVARKFKPLLVNTVVGFIGPEYLYDGKQIIRAGLEDHFCAKLLGLPMGCDVCYTNHAEADQNDMDNLLTLLATAGCNFVMGIPGSDDIMLNYQTTSFHDALYVRRVLGLRPAPEFEAWLQRMQIFSSDEQFRLGENVPPTFRDALQRLL; translated from the coding sequence ATGTCCCTGCATCAATTCAGTCATACGGTAGGTCCCATCACGTATCAGTTTCGCGATCTTGCGGATCTGATGGCCAAGGCGACGCCGCTGCGTTCCGGCGATATGCTGGCCGGTGTGGCCGCCGAGAGTGCGGAGCAACGGGTCGTGGCGCAGATGGCGCTGGCCGAGCTGCCGCTACGGATTTTTCTTGAGCAGGCGCTGGTGCCTTATGAAGCCGATGAGGTCACACGCCTGATCGTCGACGATCATGACGCCGCGGCTTTTGCTCCGATCAGGCATTTGACGGTTGGCGACTTCCGCAACTGGCTGCTTGGGGACGACGTCGACAGCGAGACTTTATGCGCCGTGGCACCTGGCATCACACCGGAAATGGCCGCCGCCGTCAGCAAGATCATGCGTAATCAGGATCTGATCCTGGTCGCAAAAAAATGCCGCGTCGTCACCGCTTTTCGCAACACCATCGGTTTGCCGGGGCGGCTGTCGACCCGGCTGCAACCCAATCACCCGACCGACGACGCCACCGGCATCGCAGCCAGCTTGCTGGATGGACTCCTGTATGGCAGCGGCGACGCCGTCTTCGGTATCAATCCCGCCACCGATAACGTGGCGCAAGTGATCAATCTGGTCACGATGATGGATGAGATCATCGCGCGCTACGAGATCCCCACCCAGTCTTGCGTGTTGACGCATGTGACCAATACCATTGCGGCCATCGAGCGCGGCGCGCCGGTCGATCTGGTGTTCCAGTCGATCGCGGGTACTGAGGCGGCCAATCGCGGTTTTGGCATTGACCTGGCCTTGCTGGCGGAGTCGCGCAGTGCCGCCTTGTCGCTGGGCCGCGGCACCGTGGGCGACAACGTCATGTATTTTGAAACCGGGCAGGGCAGTGCACTCTCCGCCGGGGCCCATCACGGCATCGATCAACAGACCTGCGAGGCGCGAGCCTATGCCGTGGCGCGCAAGTTCAAGCCGCTGCTGGTGAACACCGTTGTCGGATTCATCGGTCCGGAATACCTCTACGACGGCAAGCAGATCATTCGCGCCGGGCTGGAGGATCATTTCTGCGCCAAGCTGCTTGGCCTGCCGATGGGGTGCGATGTCTGCTATACCAATCATGCCGAAGCAGACCAAAACGATATGGACAACCTGCTGACCTTGCTGGCCACGGCGGGATGCAACTTCGTCATGGGCATCCCGGGATCCGACGACATCATGCTGAACTATCAGACCACGTCCTTCCACGACGCGCTGTATGTACGGCGGGTGCTCGGGCTCAGGCCGGCACCGGAGTTCGAGGCCTGGCTGCAGCGTATGCAGATATTCAGCAGCGACGAGCAATTTCGTCTCGGTGAAAATGTGCCTCCGACCTTTCGCGACGCTTTGCAGCGTTTGCTCTGA